From Carassius auratus strain Wakin chromosome 22, ASM336829v1, whole genome shotgun sequence, a single genomic window includes:
- the LOC113040673 gene encoding uncharacterized protein LOC113040673, with product MNSRLSSLILLLLIPGPATLDQLSVTCSQKSICAAKGSEVTLSCFNYNIEMKTGFWFSKKQSTNWRKNNEPEDLTLDSDYSGRVKQMVTNYHSTLTISDVRERDSGQYQLMFIMKDGVKHLSSAAVNLTVTVLQVKMNPVFIERDTSDKRVKLTCASSCTSGVSYNWMKDGQDLETESRDITVSISPYADKYFCFIYPDPQHTSSYLCVSPSGCWDVTYSSRRVCALIGSTVDISCSYSHPSGHTVNKTFWHYGRPGDFKDLREEHQFTGRVEYVGNKLRIKELKSIDSGEYRFRFITDSDQYSGSPGVTLTVTDTQVTRSPSTVSGEVKVILNCLTKCTLNNKHTYIWYKNGRQVTDGFTKVNKLYLDSVSDEELQQYSCAVGDSVNSTAFSHYTVTLLVFLPQFLTIAALWMWYFIKISFHNQTESKNKEIQMFQMS from the exons ATGAACTCCAGACTCTCATCGTTGATTCTGCTGCTGCTCATTCCAG GGCCTgcaacactggaccagctctctGTGACTTGCAGTCAAAAGAGTATTTGTGCTGCGAAGGGGTCAGAAGTGACACTGAGCTGCTTTAACTACAACATCGAAATGAAAACTGGGTTCTGGTTCAGCAAGAAACAAAGTACAAACTGGAGAAAAAATAATGAACCTGAAGATTTGACTTTAGACTCAGACTACTCAGGACGGGTGAAGCAGATGGTCACAAACTACCATTCAACACTCACAATATCagacgtgagagagagagactctggaCAATATCAGCTCATGTTCATCATGAAGGATGGAGTTAAACATCTCAGCTCAGCAGCCGTTAATCTAACAGTCACAG TCCTGCAGGTGAAGATGAATCCTGTGTTTATAGAAAGAGACACGTCAGATAAGAGAGTAAAGCTGACCTGTGCCTCTTCCTGCACCTCTGGAGTTTCTTATAACTGGATGAAGGACGGACAGGATTTAGAAACAGAGTCCCGCGATATAACTGTGTCAATCAGCCCATATGCTgacaaatatttctgttttatttatccaGACCCCCAACATACATCCTCTTATCTGT GTGTTTCTCCGAGCGGCTGCTGGGATGTGACTTACTCCTCTAGAAGAGTCTGTGCTTTAATTGGCTCAACAGTAGACATTTCCTGCTCATACTCACATCCTTCTGgtcatactgtaaataaaacattctggCATTACGGTCGGCCTGGTGACTTCAAGGATCTGCGTGAGGAGCATCAGTTTACTGGTCGTGTGGAGTATGTGGGGAACAAACTGAGAATCAAAGAGCTCAAGAGCATCGACTCTGGAGAATATCGATTCAGGTTCATCACTGACTCAGACCAATACTCAGGATCACCTGGAGTCACTCTTACTGTTACAG ATACACAAGTGACAAGGAGCCCGTCCACTGTCTCAGGAGAAGTAAAAGTGATATTAAACTGTTTAACTAAATGCACTCTGAACAACAAACATACTTACATCTGGTACAAGAACGGACGACAGGTAACAGATGGATTCACTAAAGTCAACAAGCTGTACCTGGACTCAGTCAGCGATGAAGAGCTTCAACAGTATTCCTGTGCTGTAGGAG ATTCAGTGAACAGCACAGCGTTTAGCCATTATACCGTCACTCTGCTAGTGTTTTTACCTCAGTTTCTCACAATAGCAGCTCTGTGGATGTG GTATTTCATCAAAATCTCCTTTCATAACCAAACTGAAAGCAAAAACAAAGAG attcagatgttccagatgtCTTAA
- the LOC113040519 gene encoding uncharacterized protein LOC113040519, with product MNSRLSSLILLLLIPGPATLDQLSVTCSQKSICAAKGSEVTLSCSYVNIEIKTGFWFSKKQSTNWRKNNEPEDLTLDSDYSGRVKQTVTNYHSTLTISDVRERDSGQYQLMFIMKDGVKHLSSAAVNLTVTVLQVRMNPVFRDTSDKRVKLTCVSSCTSGVSYNWMKDGQDFRYTESRDITVSISPNDDKFSCFINADRKHPSSYLCVSPSGCLDVTYSSRRVCALIGSTVDISCSYSHPSGHTVNKTFWHYGRPDVKDLREEHQLAGRVEYVGNKLRIKELKSIDSGEYRFRFITDSDQYSGSPGVTLTVTDTQVTRSPSTVSGEVKVILNCLTKCTLNNKHTYIWYKNGRHVTDGFTKVNKLYLDSVSDEELQQYSCAVGDSVNSTAFSHYTVTLLVFLPQFLTIAALWMWYFIKISFHNQTESKNKEIQMFQMPSSITADSAVLHCTLNVNSHKVKNMNSRLSSLILLLLIPGPATLDQLSVTCSQKSICAAKGSEVTLSCSYVNIEIKTGFWFSKKQSTNWRKNNEPEDLTLDSDYSGRVKQTVTNYQSTLTISDVRERDSGQYQLMFIMKDGVKHLSSAAVNLTVTVLQVRMNPVFRERDTSDKRVKLICASSCTSGVSYNWMKDGQDLETESRDITVSISTNDDQFSCFINADRKHPSSYLCVSPSGCWDVTYSSRRVCALVGSTVDISCSYSHPSGHTVNKTFWHYGRPDVKDLREEHQLAGRVEYVGNKLRIKELKSIDSGEYRFRFITNSDQYSGSPGVTLTVTDTQVTRSPSTVSGEVKVILNCLTKCTLNNKHTYIWYKNGRQVTDGFTKVNKLYLDSVSDEELQQYSCAVGDQEESTALRNTAVILCVFLTLALIGILWYRRRICNLSKTHMIEKGEEGVQCDSVHNNTAPSDFTQKADADNQDILYSSVSFEKKPASSVPYFGSPTDDTEAEAVHYATVRFK from the exons ATGAACTCCAGACTCTCATCGTTGATTCTGCTGCTGCTCATTCCAG GGCCTgcaacactggaccagctctctGTGACTTGCAGTCAGAAGAGTATTTGTGCTGCGAAGGGGTCAGAAGTGACACTGAGCTGCTCTTACGTCAACATCGAAATCAAAACTGGGTTCTGGTTCAGCAAGAAACAAAGTACAAACTGGAGAAAAAATAATGAACCTGAAGATTTGACTTTAGACTCAGACTACTCAGGACGGGTGAAGCAGACGGTCACAAACTACCATTCAACACTCACAATATCagacgtgagagagagagactctggaCAATATCAGCTCATGTTCATCATGAAGGATGGAGTTAAACATCTCAGCTCAGCAGCCGTTAATCTAACAGTCACAG TCCTGCAGGTGAGGATGAATCCTGTGTTTAGAGACACATCAGATAAGAGAGTAAAACTGACCTGTGTCTCTTCCTGCACCTCTGGAGTTTCTTATAACTGGATGAAGGACGGACAGGATTTCAGATATACAGAGTCCCGCGATATAACTGTGTCAATCAGCCCAAATGATGACAAATTTTCCTGTTTTATTAATGCAGACAGAAAACATCCATCCTCGTATCTGT GTGTTTCTCCGAGCGGCTGCTTGGATGTGACTTACTCCTCTAGAAGAGTCTGTGCTTTAATTGGCTCAACAGTAGACATTTCCTGCTCATACTCACATCCTTCTGgtcatactgtaaataaaacattctggCATTACGGTCGGCCTGACGTAAAGGATCTGCGTGAGGAGCATCAGCTTGCTGGTCGTGTGGAGTATGTGGGGAACAAACTGAGAATCAAAGAGCTCAAGAGCATCGACTCTGGAGAATATCGATTCAGGTTCATCACTGACTCAGACCAATACTCAGGATCACCTGGAGTCACTCTTACTGTTACAG ATACACAAGTGACAAGGAGCCCGTCCACTGTCTCAGGAGAAGTAAAAGTGATATTAAACTGTTTAACTAAATGCACTCTGAACAACAAACATACTTACATCTGGTACAAGAACGGACGACACGTAACAGATGGATTCACTAAAGTCAACAAGCTGTACCTGGACTCAGTCAGCGATGAAGAGCTTCAACAGTATTCCTGTGCTGTAGGAG ATTCAGTGAACAGCACAGCGTTTAGCCATTATACCGTCACTCTGCTGGTGTTTTTACCTCAGTTTCTCACAATAGCAGCTCTGTGGATGTG GTATTTCATCAAAATCTCCTTTCATAACCAAACTGAAAGCAAAAACAAAGAG attcagatgttccagatgcCTTCATCTATAACTGCTGATT CAGCTGTCCTTCATTGTACCCTAAATGTGAATTCACACAAAGTGAAGAACATGAACTCCAGACTCTCATCGTTGATTCTGCTGCTGCTCATTCCAG GGCCTgcaacactggaccagctctctGTGACTTGCAGTCAGAAGAGTATTTGTGCTGCGAAGGGGTCAGAAGTGACACTGAGCTGCTCTTACGTCAACATCGAAATCAAAACTGGGTTCTGGTTCAGCAAGAAACAAAGTACAAACTGGAGAAAAAATAATGAACCGGAAGATTTGACTTTAGACTCAGACTACTCAGGACGGGTGAAGCAGACGGTCACAAACTACCAATCAACACTCACAATATCagacgtgagagagagagactctggaCAATATCAGCTCATGTTCATCATGAAGGATGGAGTTAAACATCTCAGCTCAGCAGCCGTTAATCTAACAGTCACAG TCCTGCAGGTGAGGATGAATCCTGTGTTTAGAGAAAGAGACACGTCAGATAAGAGAGTAAAACTGATCTGTGCCTCTTCCTGCACCTCTGGAGTTTCTTATAACTGGATGAAGGACGGACAGGATTTAGAAACAGAGTCCCGCGATATAACTGTGTCAATCAGCACAAATGATGACCAATTTTCCTGTTTTATTAATGCAGACAGAAAACATCCATCCTCGTATCTGT GTGTTTCTCCGAGCGGCTGCTGGGATGTGACTTACTCCTCTAGAAGAGTCTGTGCTTTAGTTGGCTCAACAGTAGACATATCCTGCTCATACTCACATCCTTCTGgtcatactgtaaataaaacattctggCATTACGGTCGGCCTGACGTAAAGGATCTGCGTGAGGAGCATCAGCTTGCTGGTCGTGTGGAGTATGTGGGGAACAAACTGAGAATCAAAGAGCTCAAGAGCATCGACTCTGGAGAATATCGATTCAGGTTCATCACTAATTCAGACCAATACTCAGGATCACCTGGAGTCACTCTTACTGTTACAG ATACACAAGTGACAAGGAGCCCATCCACTGTCTCAGGAGAAGTAAAAGTGATATTAAACTGTTTAACTAAATGCACTCTGAACAACAAACATACTTACATCTGGTACAAGAACGGACGACAGGTAACAGATGGATTCACTAAAGTCAACAAGCTGTACCTGGACTCAGTCAGCGATGAAGAACTTCAACAGTATTCCTGTGCTGTGGGAG ACCAAGAGGAGAGCACAGCACTAAGAAACACGGCTGTCATACTGTGTGTTTTTCTGACTCTTGCTCTCATAGGAATCCTGTGGTACAG GAGGAGAATATGTAACTTGTCTAAAACTCACATGATTGAAAAGGGGGAGGAGGGGGTTCAG TGTGACTCAGTGCACAACAACACTGCACCCTCTGACTTCACGCAAAAAGCAGATGCCGACAATCAAGACATTCTTTATTCCAGCGTTAGTTTTGAAAAAAAACCTGCATCTTCAGTCCCATACTTTGGATCTCCAACAGACGATACAGAAGCAGAGGCTGTCCACTATGCCACTGTAAGGTTCAAATAA